A region from the Benincasa hispida cultivar B227 chromosome 10, ASM972705v1, whole genome shotgun sequence genome encodes:
- the LOC120088450 gene encoding endo-1,4-beta-xylanase 5: MRKFHPFFSTFLVFILFFLFHPLLLLVLVDSYDGPLYDYTAHTECELSPEKPLYNGGILKNQALSIETIEGSSNAAYSPAFLLHNLTAKTYYSFSSWVKVGGAVSTVVRASLRIENDTYNCIGTVLAKHGCWSFLKGGFFLNLPSNFSILFFQIFDEGDANIAIDSASLQPFTEEEWRVNQQLTINTVRKRAVTVHVSDKQGGRLEGAVINVKQISKDFPFGSAIAKTILGNLPYQDWFVKRFNAAVFENELKWYATEPEPGALNYTTADKMLEFVRANQITARGHNIFWEDPKYTPPWVRNLTGAGLKSAVDSRIKGLLSRYKDEFIHWDVSNEMLHFDFYEKSLGANATLHFYKTAHEIDPLATLFMNEFNVVETCIDVKSTVDSYIDRLKELKRNGVSMDGIGLEGHFTIPNPPLMRAILDKLATLKLPVWLTEVDISNTLDHETQASYLEAVLKEGFSHPAVGGIMLWTALHPNGCYQMCLTDTNFQNLPTGDVVDKLLKEWRTEDIEARTDDHGSFSFYGFLGEYEVSVMYENRTATSTFPVSVGDETKHFSIQL; the protein is encoded by the exons ATGAGAAAATTTCATCCCTTCTTCTCTACTTTTCTGGTtttcatcctcttcttcttgtttcatcctcttcttcttctagttCTTGTTGATTCATACG ATGGGCCTTTATACGATTACACAGCTCACACTGAG tgtgaATTAAGTCCAGAAAAACCACTCTACAATGGAGGAATCCTCAAAAATCAAGCTTTAAGTATTGAAACCATTGAAGGCTCTTCAAATGCTGCTTATTCACCTGCATTTCTCTTGCACAATCTCACAGCCAAAACCTATTATTCCTTTTCAA GTTGGGTGAAAGTTGGAGGAGCAGTTTCAACTGTTGTAAGGGCAAGCCTTAGGATTGAGAATGATACTTACAATTGTATAGGGACTGTTTTGGCAAAGCATGGTTGTTGGTCTTTTCTCAAAGGTGGATTCTTTCTGAACTTGCCTTCAAATTTCTCTATTCTATTCTTTCAG ATTTTTGATGAGGGAGATGCCAATATAGCAATAGATAGTGCTTCTTTACAGCCGTTTACAGAAGAAGAGTGGAGAGTAAATCAACAACTCACAATCAATACT GTGAGGAAACGAGCTGTCACAGTTCATGTTTCTGATAAACAAGGAGGGAGGTTGGAAGGAGCAGTCATTAATGTAAAACAAATCTCTAAAGACTTCCCATTTGGATCCGCAATTGCAAAAACCATCCTAGGGAACTTACCTTATCAA GATTGGTTTGTGAAGAGATTCAATGCAGctgtttttgaaaatgaactaaaatggTATGCCACAGAGCCAGAACCAGGGGCTCTTAACTACACAACAGCTGATAAAATGTTGGAATTCGTTCGAGCAAATCAGATAACTGCTAGAGGCCACAACATATTCTGGGAGGATCCAAAGTACACACCGCCGTGGGTTCGAAACCTGACTGGGGCAGGGCTGAAATCGGCAGTCGATTCTCGGATAAAGGGGCTGTTAAGTAGATACAAAGATGAGTTCATACACTGGGATGTGAGCAATGAAATGCTGCATTTTGATTTCTATGAGAAAAGCCTTGGTGCTAATGCAACTTTGCATTTCTATAAGACAGCACATGAGATTGATCCATTGGCTacattgtttatgaatgaaTTCAATGTGGTGGAGACTTGCATTGATGTGAAATCTACTGTTGACAGTTATATTGATAGGCTTAAAGAACTTAAAAGAAATGGAGTTTCAATGGATGGGATTGGTTTGGAAGGTCATTTCACCATCCCAAACCCACCTCTAATGAGAGCCATCTTAGACAAATTGGCCACTCTCAAACTTCCAGTTTGGCTCACAGAAGTTGATATCAGCAATACTTTGGATCATGAAACACAG GCTTCTTATTTGGAGGCTGTGCTGAAGGAAGGTTTCTCCCACCCTGCCGTCGGTGGGATTATGCTGTGGACGGCGCTGCATCCGAATGGCTGCTACCAAATGTGCTTGACGGACACCAACTTTCAGAACCTCCCGACTGGGGACGTCGTTGACAAGCTCTTGAAAGAATGGCGAACCGAAGATATCGAAGCTCGAACGGATGACCATGGTTCTTTTAGCTTTTATGGCTTTTTGGGTGAATATGAAGTAAGCGTCATGTATGAAAACAGAACTGCTACTTCAACTTTCCCTGTCTCAGTTGGTGATGAAACTAAACACTTCAGCATTCAGTTGTAG